From the genome of Thermoanaerobaculales bacterium:
ACCCGGGAGTTGCTGCAGCGTGAGCTCCTGCGCACCGAGAAGGCGTTCCGTGATGCGACCGGGCGGCCGATGGCCCCGCTGTGGCGCGCGCCGTACGGCGAGGAGAACCGGCAGCTCAGGGGGTGGGCGATGGAGCTCGGCTACCTGCATGTCCGATGGAGCTCGCTGGCCGGCGCGTCCCTGGACTCCCTCGACTGGGTCGAGGACGAGCACTCCTCGCTGTACGTGGACTCCGGGCGGCTGATCGAGCGGCTGCTGGAGTTCCCCCGGCTCGAGGGCGGGATCGTGCTGATGCACCTGTCCACGAACCGCAGGGTGCCGCCGTGGACCGAGCTGCCGCGGTTCACCGATGAGGTCCGCGGCCGGGGGCTGCAGATCGGGACCGTCAGCGCACTCCTCGAGGCTTCGCCGCAGTGGCGGCCCTGGTACCAGCGCGCCCGCGAACGCCACATGGAGCTGTCCGCGCGCGGCGGCGACCGCTGACAAGCGTCACCCGGCCGCCAGGCCGAGAAACTCCCGAGCGGCCGCCCGCCCGATTTCGATCAGGTCCTCGAACCGGTTCCAGTCGGCCCACGTCGCATAGCTGACCATGGGCTCGATGACGCCGCCCGCCCGCCGCAGCTGCTGCTCTCGGAGCCGCCTCCCGGTCATCATGTGAGCCCGCTGCATGGTGTCGAGCACCAGGTCGTCCGCGCCGATCGGCGGGATGTCCATCGCCACGCTGACCGCCACCACCGGCCGGCCGATGCTCCGCGCGGCCGCGACTGGAACCTCCGCCAGCACGCCCCCATCGACCAGCCGGCGTCCATCGACGTCCACCGCCGGCACGACCCCCGGGATCGCGCTCGACGCCCTCAGGATCGTGCGCAGGTCGCCCCCGGACAGCCTCACCTCAGTCCCGGTCTCGAAATCGGTGGCCACCGCGATGAACGGCCGCGGCAGCTGCTCGGCGGTGATCTCCGGGATCAGGAACTCCAGCGCGTGCATCAGCTCCACACCGTCGAGGATGGTGGAGCGATTGACGGCGACCGCGACCACGACCTGGCTGCGGATCCGGCGGGCCGCCTGCAGCAGCGGGTTCTCGCGGCTGCGCTCGCGGGGCGGCCGACGCAGCGGGCGCACCGTCGGCACCAGCCTCAGATCGAACGCCTCCCGCCACTTCTCGATCGCCGCGGCCGCCGAGCCGTAGCTCAGGTACATCGCGCCGATCACCGCGCCCATGCTGGTGCCGGCAACCGCGCGAACCGGCAGCCTCTGCTGGTCGAGCACGTCGAGGACGCCGAGGTGGGCAAACCCGCGCGCGCCGCCGCCGCCGAGCGCGAGCACCGGCCTGCGGAGACGCCACAGCACGCGCCGCAGCCGCATTCTCGACTGGCTCACCGCACTCCCGTCCGGCTACACCGCCCGCTTCTTCTTGGGGAGGTTCGCGACCAGGCCGAGCAGCGCCTCGTGCACACCCTCCGCGACCCGCCGCGACTTGTCGGAGATGTGGTCGAGGTCGTCGGTCCGCCCCCTGGGATCGATGTCGGCGATCCGGTCGCCCGCCTTGACCGGCACGCCATCCCTGAGCAGGCCGCGGATCACGCCCGAGATCCGCGCCGTGACGGCATAGGACGCGTCGACCGGCACCCCCTTACGGAACTCCTCGACGCCGTACACCGACACCACCGTCCCGACCCGCTCGCCGCGCTCGACGATGTCTCCGATGCGCTTCTGGGTGAAGAAGATGCCGTCGCGGATCGCCTTCAGGACGCGCTCCTCCGCGAAGCCCATGATCTCGGCCGGGGGCTCGTCCTCGAGCTCGTCGCCGGTATCGTCGAGCACCGCACCCACGTCGGGGCCGCGGAAGGTCTCCACCACCGCGTGGCAGTCCCGCTTGGCGACGTAGCCGGGTCCCAGCGCGATCACCACCGGCGCGAGCTCGCGGGTCAGCCCCCAGTTGCGGCGCAGCATGGCGGCCTCGATGAAGATGTCGGGACGCCACTTCTCGACGGTGTCGTCGAGGGCCATCACCGAGACCGCGATGTCGCCGGCGTCGTGAATCCGCTCGACGTCCTCGAGATTCCTCGCGAATCGCGCACGGATCCCCTGGATGGTCTGGATGCCGTCGAGGATCGCCTCGGAGAAGCAGACCTGGCGCCGGATCGCCTTTGGGTACCTGCGCTCCAACATGAGGATCCTCGGGAACCCCTGCGAGTACAGGTGCTGTGCAGTCGCGGACGCCAGCTCCCCGGCGCCCCGGATCAGCACTCGGTAGTCACCGCCCATCATGGCTTCCTCCGGGCGAGGTTCGGGCCCCCGGCCACCCTCCCATGCGCACTCGGTTCGCCGACATTCTAGCGCGGACCACCGGCGCCCACCCGCCCGCCGGGTTCGCCGTCCGGCTCGAGCACCAGCTCGTGGATGTCCGGGAGGTTCCGGTAGGCCTCGGCATGGTCGAGGCCGTACCCGACCACGAACACGTCGTCGATCTCGGTGCCCAGGTATGCGATGTCCACCTCCACCTGCCGCCGCGACGGCTTGGACAGCAGCGAGACCACCTGGATCGACCGCGGGTGACGGGCCTCGAGCAGCCGGATCACGTCGTTCAACGTGGTCCCGGTGTCGACGATGTCCTCGACCAAGTAGATGTCCCGGTCGCGGACGTCGGCGGTGATGTCCTTCACCAGCACGACCGAGCCCGAGGTCGTCGTGCTGGCGCCGTAGCTGGAGACCTGGATGAAGTCGACGTCCACCGACTGCGGCAGCAGGCGGGTCAGGTCAGTGAGAAAGTACACGCAACCCTTGAGGACGCCGATGAAGATCGGCGAGCGGCCCGGGAGGTCGGAATTGATGTCGGAGGCGAGGCGCCGCACGATCGTCTGAATCTCGTGGCGGTCGAGCACCGTGGTCCCGAGCATCGAGGTGTCCTTTCGTTGTCGAATCCGGCGCTCCGTAGTATGCTGGTTGACAATGAAGCCGACAAACGTTCACCAGCTGAGTGAGCGGTTTACCGATTTGTCAGACCGGTTCCGCTCGCTGTGGACCTTCTACCAGTTTCTCGGTGGCGTGTACAGGCACCGCGGCCAGGGCGAGCTGCCCTACTCGTACGACTTCCAGTCGCTCTATCGCCGGCTGCAGGAGATGGTGCCGCGGGTCGGGATGGAGGACGCCGCCGCGATCGAGATCGAGTTCGAGCAGGTGGAGCGGGAGCTCGGCCGGATCCACGGTGAGCTGTCGAAGATCGAGGCCGGCCTGCCGCCGTCGCTGCTGCGCCGGTTCTTCGACCACCTCAAGCGCCAGGACGAGAAGATCCTGTACGCGCTGATCAAGTTCTACCTGAGGTCTCCCGAGCTGAGCCCGGACACGCTCGACAAGCTCGACCTCCTGCTGACCCGGATCGCCGAGAGCCCGACCGAGGACGGCCGGGTCTCCGTGCGCAGCACGACCGATCTGAAGTCGAGCTTCGAGCGCCTCGCGGCCTTCGCCTCGATCCCCGGCTTGAGGGCCTCCGAATCGGGCCCGGCCGTCGAGGCGCTGCGCGACTTCCGCGCCGAGCTGCGCGCCTCCTCGAGCTTCGAGTCGCTCGTCGAGTCCGGGGTCCTCGACCGGTACCGGAAGCTCAAGCAGCGGCTCGGCAGGAACTTCCTCCACCCGCCGGTGCTGATCGAGGTGGTCGCGACCAACGTCGAGGCGAAGAACCAGTTCCAGCGGCTGTACCGGGACGAGGAGCTCAAGATCCTCGAGGACACGACCCGGGTCTTCGAGATCGAGCGGTTCCTCGAGCGCAACCCGGCAGTCGGCCACGACGAGCTGAGGCGGCGGCTCGAAGCCTTCCGGGAGTGGTGGTCGAAGTTCGATGCCGGACGTCGCGAGGACAACCTCAAGCGGGACGCCATCGTCGAGCTGCGCCGGTCGATGCACGCCGTGATCCGAGAGTTCGAGCCGATGCGGCGGATCACCGAGGCGGCGCAGCGCCAGGTCGCGCCCGACGCGCCCGCCCGCAGCACCCCGTTCTCCCCGGACGTGCCCACCGACGTCATCGGGGGAGAGCCCTTCCCCGAGGTGGCCGAGCCCGCCGGCGAGGCCCCCCGCGGGGCGCCCGGCGGCGGCAGCACGCTGACCGAGGTGCTCGCCCCGGACCCGCTGCTCAACGAGACGTTCCACCGCATCATGTTCGCCCTCGAGATGGTGGTGTGGGACCGCTCGCCGGAGCAGGCTGCCCACGCACCCGAGCTGGTCGTCCTGCACCTCGAGCCGTGGGAGATCGCGGCCTACCGGAGCCTGGTCGAGGAACGCGTCGCGGTCGGCACGACCGAGTGGGAGCTCGAGGCCTTCTTCCTGCGCAGCGCGGCGCTGCGGATCAAGATGGACGGGGAGCGCAATCGGATCCAGCAGCTGACGCCCAGCGAGAGCGCCGAGCGGGTGTTCGAGATCCTCGAGCGGTCGGGGCAGAGCCTCGAGCGCGCCCGCGAGATGGACCATCGCTTCCAGTGGTTCATCGACGACCTGCTCTACAGCGGCGACACCGCGCGGCTCGAGCAGCTCTACCGATCCCGCTTCCGGTTCCTGTACAGCTACTCGGGCCTTTGGCTCGAGCACCAGGCGCGCGGAGGCTTGACTCCGCTGTAGGATCCGCGTTACTACCCGTCCGATGGGCGAAGCTCTCAAGACGACACCGAGCCGACCTTCCCCGATGGCCGGCGGCATGGCGGCCGCCACCCCCGGAGGAGCGCTGCGACGAGCGTTGGCGACGCTGGTCGACATGGTGCTGCTGTGCTCGCTGCTGGCCGCGGTCGCGCTGCCGATCGTCCGGACCGTCGACTGGGCGTCGCTCCCCGGCAACCTCGAGGAGGCCACCCGGCGGCTCGGCGACCGGGCGTTCGTCGGCCGCGTCGCCGGGGTGCTCGGCATGTGGATCGCGCTGTGGTGGTGCTGGTTCGTGGTCGGCTGGGGCCTGCTCGGTGCGACACCCGGCAAGTGGCTCGCCGGCCTGCGGGTGATCGATCACAGGGGGCGCTACCCGATCGGGGTGTCGCGGGCGGTGATGCGGCTGTGCGCCTACAGCGTCAGCTCGCTGACCTTCGGCATCGGCCACCTGGTCATGCTGTTCCGCCGCGACCGCTGCGCCCTGCACGACCTGCTCGCCGGCACCCGCGTCGTCCGCCGGCCGAAGAGACCGGGCACCGATCTCTGACGATCGGGCTGGCTGCCCCTCTCCCCCGCTTCCGCTCCCGCGCCCGCCTCCGCTTTCGCTCCCGTCCCCGCTTGCCACGGCGAAGCCGGGTTCCCGCTCCCGAGCCCGCTTCCGCTCTCGTCACGGCGGCGTTCGGCTTCGTCCCGCCGATCACGCCGTGACGAGAGAGGCCGGCGCGGCGAGTTGACGTGCCCGACCGGGAATCGCGACGTGCGGCAGGCGGCGCCGGTGGCGGCTAGCGTGCCCAACCCGCACGTGCAACAAGGTGGGCAAGCGCCCACAGCCCGGCGGAGATGACGAGCAGCACCGGGATGTAGCGTCGCAGGTCGGCCTCGGTGGCTGGCTCGCCCTCGGCGGTGCGACCGCCGAGAAGACGGATGTCCAGGGCGCGAACCACGGCCAGGGAGCCGACGACTGCCCAGAATGCGGCGTCGCGCCACGTTGGGGGCCACCAGTCCTGCTCAGCGATCCCCATCGCCAGGAAGGCGAGGGCCATGTTGCCCACGACCATCCAGTAGAAACGGGTGAGACAGCCGGAAGCTGTGCTCTGCCTCTCCTCAGAATCCTGCCCAGTCTTGCTCATGGTGGCCGCCCGGAAGATTCCCCAGGCCACGGCGATTCGTCACCGCCGAGCCCGCGTTCGTCCGGATGGCGGCCCGACCACCCGTGATCGGCCTGCAGCAGAACCCACGCTCCGCCGCACCCATCGTTGCCAGCAGAATAGCCGTTCCAGATTGTACGAGTCAACGCGACCGGTCGGCAGGGCGGTTGAGTGATTGCCGAACTGCTAGCTGAGGTAGCCGGCGAGGGCCCGGGTCTTGTGGGAGCGGCGCAGCTTGTTCAGCGCGCGGCCCTCGATCTGCCGGACCCGCTCGCGCGACAGCCCCATGATGTCGCCGATCTCGCGCAGCGTCTTCGGCTGGTCGTCCTCGAGCCCGAAGCGCAGCTCGAGCACCCTGCGCTCCCGCTCGGGCAGGTCCGCGAGGGCGTCGGCAACCGCCACCTTGAACGACTCGCGGACCAGCCGCTCGTCGGTGTCGGGCAGCGCAGTCTGCTGGAGCAGGTCCCCGAGCTCCGAGTCGCCGTCCACGGCCACCGGGTCGTTCAGCGACAGCAGCGACTGGGCGGCCCGGGTCAGCAGCCGGACGTCGCCGACCGGGATCCCGAGCTCGTCGGACAGCTCGCCCTCGGTCGGCGGCCGGCCGAACCGGTCGGCGAGCAGCGGACGTATCCGCTCGAGCCGGTACAGGTTGTTCGCCTGCTTCTGTGGCAGCCGGAACGACC
Proteins encoded in this window:
- a CDS encoding patatin-like phospholipase family protein: MSQSRMRLRRVLWRLRRPVLALGGGGARGFAHLGVLDVLDQQRLPVRAVAGTSMGAVIGAMYLSYGSAAAAIEKWREAFDLRLVPTVRPLRRPPRERSRENPLLQAARRIRSQVVVAVAVNRSTILDGVELMHALEFLIPEITAEQLPRPFIAVATDFETGTEVRLSGGDLRTILRASSAIPGVVPAVDVDGRRLVDGGVLAEVPVAAARSIGRPVVAVSVAMDIPPIGADDLVLDTMQRAHMMTGRRLREQQLRRAGGVIEPMVSYATWADWNRFEDLIEIGRAAAREFLGLAAG
- the yqeB gene encoding selenium-dependent molybdenum cofactor biosynthesis protein YqeB, which translates into the protein MMGGDYRVLIRGAGELASATAQHLYSQGFPRILMLERRYPKAIRRQVCFSEAILDGIQTIQGIRARFARNLEDVERIHDAGDIAVSVMALDDTVEKWRPDIFIEAAMLRRNWGLTRELAPVVIALGPGYVAKRDCHAVVETFRGPDVGAVLDDTGDELEDEPPAEIMGFAEERVLKAIRDGIFFTQKRIGDIVERGERVGTVVSVYGVEEFRKGVPVDASYAVTARISGVIRGLLRDGVPVKAGDRIADIDPRGRTDDLDHISDKSRRVAEGVHEALLGLVANLPKKKRAV
- the hpt gene encoding hypoxanthine phosphoribosyltransferase; this encodes MLGTTVLDRHEIQTIVRRLASDINSDLPGRSPIFIGVLKGCVYFLTDLTRLLPQSVDVDFIQVSSYGASTTTSGSVVLVKDITADVRDRDIYLVEDIVDTGTTLNDVIRLLEARHPRSIQVVSLLSKPSRRQVEVDIAYLGTEIDDVFVVGYGLDHAEAYRNLPDIHELVLEPDGEPGGRVGAGGPR
- a CDS encoding RDD family protein translates to MGEALKTTPSRPSPMAGGMAAATPGGALRRALATLVDMVLLCSLLAAVALPIVRTVDWASLPGNLEEATRRLGDRAFVGRVAGVLGMWIALWWCWFVVGWGLLGATPGKWLAGLRVIDHRGRYPIGVSRAVMRLCAYSVSSLTFGIGHLVMLFRRDRCALHDLLAGTRVVRRPKRPGTDL
- a CDS encoding RNA polymerase sigma factor RpoD/SigA, which gives rise to MTRRAGASPNAETATLRRYLQEIARYPALDHDQELELAQRIQAGDEDALRRLVESNLRFVVAFAKKYRNPNFPFLDLIHEGNLGLIQAARKYNPFAEGQDVKFITYAVWWIRQAILHALAEHSGSFRLPQKQANNLYRLERIRPLLADRFGRPPTEGELSDELGIPVGDVRLLTRAAQSLLSLNDPVAVDGDSELGDLLQQTALPDTDERLVRESFKVAVADALADLPERERRVLELRFGLEDDQPKTLREIGDIMGLSRERVRQIEGRALNKLRRSHKTRALAGYLS